Proteins from a single region of Phycisphaerae bacterium:
- a CDS encoding dienelactone hydrolase family protein gives MHRRWPGLRSIGCALPLILTAQCDQPLPCQNGAAESSGNLSPGPVFQDSTDPFTIGDRTVRCIDVQRCQDGAPVPLLIHTPQEPGDYPVVVFQHGFLARNSQYDVILTHLASHGFVVIAAQMYEPGLSPLIGQPSAAQEAELAASVLDWLPANLSRLAGVSARTDLLGLAGHSRGGRVVWRVLATDSSRAKAVAGVDPADGDPLPFGDPTRVIHGPFHFSLPSLIIGAGVTGACARTEINHEQFYAASASPAWHVVATDYGHVDMLDEDAVETNALYCGAGSTRREPMRRLVAGLLTAFFRGALQDDPGAFSILTAADAAPARITTESK, from the coding sequence ATGCATCGGCGATGGCCTGGATTACGCTCGATCGGGTGCGCACTGCCCCTGATCCTCACGGCGCAATGCGACCAGCCATTACCTTGTCAGAATGGTGCTGCCGAATCGTCGGGCAATCTCTCGCCGGGGCCCGTCTTTCAGGATTCGACGGACCCGTTCACGATCGGCGACCGAACTGTACGTTGCATCGACGTGCAACGATGTCAGGATGGCGCACCGGTGCCGCTGCTCATCCACACGCCGCAGGAGCCCGGCGACTATCCCGTCGTCGTCTTTCAGCACGGTTTCCTGGCCCGCAACTCGCAATATGATGTGATCCTCACCCATCTGGCCAGTCACGGTTTCGTCGTGATCGCGGCGCAAATGTACGAACCGGGACTGAGCCCGCTGATCGGCCAGCCCAGCGCGGCACAGGAAGCGGAATTGGCGGCGAGCGTCCTCGATTGGCTTCCGGCGAACCTGAGCAGGCTCGCCGGCGTTTCGGCACGGACCGATCTCCTCGGCCTGGCCGGTCATTCGCGCGGCGGTCGCGTCGTCTGGCGCGTGTTGGCGACGGACTCTTCCCGCGCGAAGGCCGTCGCCGGAGTGGATCCGGCGGATGGAGATCCGCTCCCCTTTGGCGATCCGACGCGGGTCATTCACGGCCCATTCCATTTCAGTCTACCGTCGCTGATCATCGGGGCGGGCGTGACCGGGGCATGTGCCCGCACGGAAATCAATCATGAGCAGTTTTACGCCGCCAGCGCATCGCCGGCATGGCACGTCGTGGCCACGGACTACGGGCACGTGGACATGCTCGACGAGGACGCGGTCGAGACCAATGCCCTCTACTGCGGCGCCGGCAGCACCCGGCGCGAGCCGATGCGCCGGCTCGTCGCCGGTCTCCTGACGGCGTTCTTTCGCGGCGCGTTGCAGGATGATCCGGGCGCGTTCTCAATTCTGACCGCCGCCGACGCCGCACCCGCGCGAATCACGACGGAATCGAAGTAA
- a CDS encoding FG-GAP repeat protein, which produces MKLAVLIAVVDTALLVCSAGARAQARAAESVPDGLSATDWSSIRATYDANRHAAFPVDGGYQARNPGQQWRTRFDGRGLITAPDAGGWSWGLELVTYGREGIEQAVTTPASVEAKGGRVEYQWDASLTEWYLNDPRGLEHGYTVHQRPDGGAGALRFTLAVRGGLDPRLSVDGRSVTFVDTGGAAVVNYTGLTVFDASGAMLPAWFEVGDFNSPFSILHSQFVRIIVDDSDAIYPLTIDPVAQQAYLKASNTETFDGFGVSVAASGDTVVVGADGEDSSATGVNGNQADNGALGAGAAYVFVRDAVGVWTQQAYLKASNAGNGDQFGFSVAASGDTVVVGAIREDSNATGVNGNQANESASTSGAAYVFVRSGTSWSQQAYLKASNTNAIDFFGIFVAAFGDTVLVGAVGEDSNATGVNGNQADNSATDSGAAYVFVRSGTTWSQQAYLKASNTEASDQFGGVAASGDTVVVTAGTEDSNATGINGNQADNSATDSGAAYVFVRNVTTWSQQAYLKASNTDANDRFGGRMAVSGDTVVIGADAEDSSATGVNGNQSDNSASDAGAAYVFVRDSFGVWSQQAYLKASNTGAGDRFGISFGVSGDTLVVAAHLEDSSSTGIGGNQSNNSATDSGAAYLFVRSGTTWSQQAYLKAPNTGANDRFGNSVAVSGNTAVIGASAEDGGALGLNGDSCDNSAADSGAAYVFTGLGPPDLDGDSVPDETDNCALAANSDQTDADGDGLGDVCDVCPGTEAGLPVDSSGRPLRDCNTDCLYNADDIQCLVDEMLNP; this is translated from the coding sequence ATGAAATTGGCCGTTCTAATTGCCGTCGTGGACACTGCGCTCTTGGTTTGCTCCGCCGGCGCTCGGGCCCAAGCCCGCGCTGCCGAATCCGTCCCCGACGGTCTCTCGGCCACGGACTGGTCCTCCATCCGCGCGACGTACGACGCGAATCGTCACGCCGCCTTCCCCGTTGACGGCGGCTATCAGGCCCGCAATCCCGGTCAGCAGTGGCGGACGCGGTTCGATGGCCGCGGCTTAATCACCGCGCCCGATGCCGGCGGCTGGTCATGGGGATTGGAACTGGTGACTTACGGGCGCGAAGGGATCGAGCAGGCAGTCACGACTCCAGCCTCCGTCGAAGCCAAAGGTGGCCGCGTCGAGTACCAGTGGGATGCGTCATTGACCGAGTGGTACCTCAACGACCCGCGCGGCCTGGAGCACGGCTACACGGTGCATCAGCGCCCGGACGGCGGCGCGGGGGCGCTGCGCTTCACCCTGGCCGTGCGCGGCGGCCTCGATCCGCGCCTCAGCGTGGACGGTCGCAGCGTGACGTTCGTCGACACCGGCGGCGCAGCGGTCGTGAACTACACCGGCCTGACCGTCTTCGACGCCAGCGGTGCAATGCTGCCTGCGTGGTTCGAAGTCGGCGATTTCAATTCTCCATTCTCAATTCTTCATTCTCAATTCGTCCGAATCATTGTTGACGATTCGGACGCGATCTACCCCCTCACCATCGACCCCGTCGCCCAGCAGGCCTACCTCAAGGCCTCGAACACCGAGACATTCGACGGTTTCGGCGTCTCGGTGGCCGCATCGGGCGATACAGTGGTGGTCGGGGCGGATGGCGAAGACAGCAGCGCCACAGGCGTGAACGGCAACCAGGCGGACAACGGCGCGCTCGGTGCCGGCGCCGCCTACGTCTTCGTCCGCGACGCTGTTGGCGTATGGACCCAGCAGGCCTACCTCAAGGCATCCAACGCGGGGAACGGCGATCAATTTGGCTTTTCCGTGGCTGCGAGCGGCGACACGGTGGTGGTCGGGGCCATTCGGGAGGACAGCAACGCTACCGGCGTGAACGGCAATCAGGCCAACGAGAGCGCATCAACGTCTGGTGCGGCGTATGTCTTTGTCCGCAGCGGCACGTCCTGGAGCCAGCAGGCCTACCTCAAGGCATCGAACACGAATGCAATAGACTTCTTTGGCATTTTCGTGGCGGCGTTTGGCGACACCGTGTTGGTCGGGGCGGTTGGCGAAGACAGCAACGCCACGGGCGTGAACGGCAACCAGGCCGACAACAGCGCCACCGATTCCGGCGCGGCCTACGTCTTCGTCCGTAGCGGCACGACGTGGAGCCAGCAGGCGTACCTCAAGGCGTCGAACACGGAAGCAAGCGACCAATTTGGCGGTGTCGCCGCATCGGGCGATACGGTGGTGGTCACGGCGGGAACAGAGGACAGTAACGCCACGGGCATCAACGGCAATCAAGCCGATAACAGTGCAACGGATTCCGGCGCGGCCTATGTCTTTGTCCGCAACGTCACGACCTGGAGCCAGCAGGCCTACCTCAAGGCGTCGAATACTGATGCGAACGACCGATTCGGCGGCCGGATGGCTGTATCCGGTGACACGGTCGTAATCGGAGCGGACGCGGAGGACAGCAGCGCCACGGGCGTAAATGGAAATCAGTCGGACAACAGCGCAAGCGATGCCGGCGCCGCTTACGTTTTCGTCCGCGACTCTTTTGGCGTGTGGAGCCAGCAGGCCTATCTCAAGGCCTCGAACACTGGAGCGGGCGACCGATTCGGCATATCCTTCGGCGTGTCGGGCGATACGCTCGTCGTCGCGGCGCATCTCGAGGACAGTAGCTCCACAGGCATTGGGGGCAACCAGTCCAACAACAGTGCCACAGATTCCGGCGCGGCCTACCTCTTCGTCCGGAGCGGCACGACTTGGAGCCAGCAGGCCTATCTCAAGGCGCCGAACACGGGAGCGAACGACAGGTTTGGCAACTCGGTGGCGGTGTCGGGCAATACAGCGGTCATCGGAGCAAGTGCCGAGGACGGTGGCGCCCTGGGCCTGAACGGCGATTCGTGCGACAACAGTGCCGCGGACTCCGGCGCGGCCTACGTTTTCACAGGCCTCGGACCGCCGGACCTCGATGGCGACAGCGTGCCCGACGAGACGGACAACTGCGCGCTCGCTGCGAATTCCGACCAGACCGACGCCGACGGCGACGGGCTCGGCGACGTCTGCGACGTCTGCCCGGGCACGGAGGCCGGCCTGCCCGTCGACTCCTCCGGCCGCCCGCTCCGCGACTGCAACACCGACTGCCTGTACAACGCGGACGACATCCAGTGCCTCGTCGACGAGATGCTCAATCCATAG
- a CDS encoding right-handed parallel beta-helix repeat-containing protein has product MSSRNRVFAIVNVPICAAILLTGAWFAGAGDLNPPAGAVAPTHKTLTEVEPRTAINATNTAGDADSLYKITAPGSYYITGNITGVASKHGIEIAASGVTLDLNGFDLVGVPAMGAFDGVSATVPNLTNIAVVNGSVRSWGGGGVDLGPLSTNCRVAEVLASGNTVDGIRTGSDCTITNCSASSNTADGVTTGDGCTVSNCSVYQNAGTGIFTGAGCTVSNCSAYQNTGDGIRTSISSTVSSCSAHRNTGTGISVSTSSTIASCSAVQNTGSGISVSTGSTVADCTARINTLDGIVCNIACVIRGNTCRDNGFNGDGAGIHATGADNRIEGNNCTTADRGIDVDFAGNIIVKNTCSGNTTNWDIAIGNALAPIVSATTNAAAVAGDTYAGSLGSTDPNANFTY; this is encoded by the coding sequence ATGTCATCCAGAAATCGAGTGTTTGCAATAGTCAATGTCCCGATCTGCGCCGCCATTCTTCTCACCGGTGCGTGGTTCGCCGGTGCCGGCGATCTGAACCCGCCAGCGGGCGCGGTCGCGCCGACTCACAAGACGCTGACCGAGGTGGAGCCGCGGACCGCGATCAACGCGACCAATACCGCCGGCGACGCCGACAGCCTCTACAAGATCACCGCGCCCGGCTCGTACTACATCACCGGCAACATCACGGGCGTTGCCTCCAAGCACGGCATCGAGATCGCCGCCAGCGGCGTCACCCTCGACCTCAACGGGTTTGATCTCGTGGGCGTCCCCGCGATGGGCGCGTTCGACGGCGTGAGCGCCACCGTGCCCAACCTGACCAACATCGCGGTGGTCAACGGTTCGGTCCGCTCCTGGGGCGGCGGCGGCGTTGACCTGGGGCCTCTTTCGACCAACTGCCGCGTGGCCGAGGTGCTCGCCAGCGGCAACACCGTCGATGGCATCCGCACCGGCAGCGACTGTACGATCACCAACTGCTCGGCGTCCTCCAACACGGCCGACGGCGTCACCACCGGCGACGGCTGCACGGTCTCGAACTGCTCGGTGTACCAGAACGCCGGCACCGGAATCTTCACCGGCGCCGGCTGCACGGTCTCGAACTGCTCGGCGTACCAGAACACCGGCGACGGCATCCGCACCTCCATCTCCAGCACGGTCTCGAGCTGCTCGGCGCACCGCAACACCGGCACCGGCATCAGCGTCAGCACCAGCAGCACGATCGCCAGCTGCTCGGCGGTTCAGAACACCGGCAGCGGCATCAGCGTCAGCACCGGCTCCACGGTCGCCGACTGCACCGCCCGAATCAACACCCTCGACGGCATCGTGTGCAATATCGCTTGCGTGATCCGCGGCAACACCTGCAGGGACAACGGCTTCAACGGGGACGGCGCGGGCATCCACGCCACCGGCGCCGACAACCGCATCGAGGGCAACAACTGCACCACCGCCGACCGCGGCATCGATGTGGACTTCGCCGGCAACATCATTGTCAAGAATACCTGCTCGGGGAACACCACGAACTGGGACATCGCCATCGGAAACGCCTTGGCGCCCATTGTTTCGGCAACGACCAATGCCGCGGCCGTCGCGGGTGACACGTACGCCGGCAGTCTCGGCTCAACCGACCCCAATGCAAACTTCACGTATTAG
- the rny gene encoding ribonuclease Y, translating to MGPVIVAQVSTGLTFVFVILALAAGAGAVYAALALTAKGKKSTAEQEAARIKQLAQDEANRIKLKAEMDAKATFLARQEEFDKQSAVTRNEIREAEKRLDKREDQLERKLETLGIKERNIEKGEAAIRERQAQIDKKTQEVEELVTKRRNELLRVAQLSMDEAKKQLFDRLENDLEHECAQIIDKRVSDAQDEAENRSREVVVTAIQRYAAAHTSASTVSTIDIPSDEMKGRVIGREGRNIRAFEKATGVDIIVDDTPGVIEVTSFDPVKREIAKQAMNKLLHDGRIHPTRIEEVVLEIQGNMEKELVELGKKASIEANVPGLNKKIIDLLGRLQFRTSYGQNVLRHSIEVAYLCQVMADELGLDGALARRCGLLHDIGKAVDHEVEGGHPAIGEEICRKFNERPEVLNAIAGHHGDVPSTSPYTPLVAAADAISAARPGSRRESMERYIKRLEQLEGIATGFNGVRQAYAIQAGREVRVIVDADNVDDANAMRIAREIAQKVESDMTYPGEVKVTVLREVRAVEYAR from the coding sequence ATGGGACCTGTCATTGTCGCACAGGTCTCGACCGGGCTGACCTTCGTCTTCGTCATCTTGGCATTGGCGGCAGGGGCCGGGGCCGTTTACGCGGCGCTGGCGCTGACCGCCAAGGGCAAGAAATCGACCGCCGAGCAAGAGGCGGCGAGGATCAAGCAGCTAGCCCAGGACGAGGCCAATCGCATCAAATTGAAGGCCGAGATGGACGCCAAGGCCACGTTCCTGGCGCGGCAGGAAGAGTTCGACAAGCAGTCGGCCGTCACGCGCAATGAGATTCGCGAGGCGGAGAAGCGCCTCGACAAGCGCGAGGACCAGCTCGAACGCAAGCTGGAGACCTTGGGCATCAAAGAACGCAACATCGAAAAAGGCGAGGCCGCCATCCGGGAGCGCCAGGCCCAGATCGACAAAAAGACCCAGGAAGTCGAAGAGCTGGTGACAAAGCGGCGCAACGAATTGCTCCGCGTCGCGCAGCTCTCGATGGATGAGGCGAAAAAGCAGCTCTTCGACCGGCTCGAAAACGACCTCGAGCACGAGTGCGCCCAGATCATCGACAAGCGCGTCTCTGACGCGCAGGACGAGGCCGAGAACCGCTCCCGCGAGGTCGTCGTCACCGCCATCCAGCGCTACGCCGCCGCGCACACCTCCGCCTCGACCGTCAGCACCATCGACATCCCCTCCGACGAGATGAAGGGCCGCGTCATCGGCCGCGAAGGTCGCAACATCCGCGCCTTCGAAAAAGCGACCGGCGTGGACATCATCGTCGACGACACTCCCGGCGTGATCGAGGTGACCAGCTTCGACCCCGTCAAGCGCGAGATCGCCAAGCAGGCCATGAACAAGCTCCTCCACGACGGCCGCATCCACCCGACTCGGATCGAGGAAGTCGTCCTCGAAATCCAGGGCAACATGGAGAAGGAACTCGTCGAGCTGGGCAAGAAGGCCTCCATCGAAGCCAACGTCCCCGGTCTCAACAAAAAGATCATCGACCTGCTCGGCCGACTGCAATTCCGCACCAGCTACGGTCAGAACGTCCTGCGCCATTCCATCGAAGTCGCCTACCTCTGCCAGGTCATGGCCGACGAACTCGGCCTCGACGGCGCGCTGGCCCGCCGCTGCGGCCTCCTCCACGACATCGGCAAGGCCGTGGACCACGAAGTCGAGGGCGGTCACCCCGCCATCGGCGAGGAAATCTGCCGCAAGTTCAACGAACGGCCCGAAGTCCTCAACGCCATCGCCGGTCACCACGGCGACGTGCCCTCGACGAGCCCCTACACGCCGCTCGTCGCCGCCGCCGACGCCATCAGCGCCGCCCGCCCCGGCAGCCGCCGCGAGTCCATGGAGCGCTACATCAAGCGCCTGGAGCAGCTCGAAGGCATCGCCACCGGTTTCAACGGCGTGCGGCAGGCCTACGCGATCCAAGCCGGCCGCGAGGTCCGCGTCATCGTCGACGCCGACAACGTCGACGACGCCAACGCCATGCGCATCGCCCGCGAAATCGCCCAGAAGGTCGAATCCGACATGACCTACCCCGGCGAGGTGAAAGTCACCGTCCTCCGCGAAGTCCGCGCGGTCGAATACGCGCGCTGA
- a CDS encoding DUF935 family protein codes for MFRMRPAGAAKVHDQVRRDLRDDDLSKESRTIRRDLLGPMVRMQFGADAPVPHFRRIVDQRFEPEKLARVLDVAVNQLGARIPARWVHATLGIPEAGGEEAVLRGKATHQ; via the coding sequence ATGTTCCGCATGCGGCCGGCGGGAGCGGCGAAGGTGCACGACCAGGTGCGGCGCGACCTGCGCGACGACGACCTCTCCAAGGAGTCGCGGACGATCCGGCGGGATTTGCTCGGGCCGATGGTGCGGATGCAGTTCGGCGCCGATGCGCCCGTGCCGCACTTCCGGCGGATCGTGGATCAACGCTTCGAGCCGGAGAAGCTGGCGCGGGTGCTGGACGTGGCGGTCAATCAACTCGGGGCGCGCATTCCGGCGCGCTGGGTCCATGCGACGCTGGGGATCCCGGAGGCGGGCGGCGAGGAGGCGGTTCTTCGCGGTAAGGCGACTCACCAGTGA